The following coding sequences lie in one Gammaproteobacteria bacterium genomic window:
- a CDS encoding PadR family transcriptional regulator produces the protein MSLDHILLGLLRDPATGYDLKSAFSERIRHFWSAELSQIYPALKRLEQRRMLRSRVEPSPKGPNRKVYSLTDGGREELERWLRGGPAVGTERFAYLAQLYFMDAVGNLRKTRAFMAELRDHLARWLAQLRSLEQDVIATHGDPERYGDAGFHRFATLRMGIHSIESKVAWCDETLTAIERRLAARSGGAPAGASHPRESEAVVGEEARAGVPEAVVGEEAGAGVPETVAGVPETVADVPEAVASDREGRS, from the coding sequence ATGAGCCTCGATCACATCCTCCTCGGCCTGCTGCGCGACCCGGCCACCGGGTACGACCTCAAGAGCGCCTTCAGCGAACGCATCCGGCACTTCTGGTCCGCCGAACTCAGCCAGATCTACCCGGCCCTGAAGCGTCTCGAGCAGCGCCGCATGCTCCGCAGCCGGGTCGAGCCGTCGCCAAAGGGGCCGAACCGCAAAGTCTACTCCCTCACCGACGGGGGCCGCGAGGAGCTGGAGCGCTGGCTGCGCGGCGGCCCCGCGGTCGGCACGGAGCGGTTCGCATACCTGGCCCAGCTCTACTTCATGGACGCGGTCGGCAATCTCCGCAAAACGCGCGCCTTCATGGCGGAGTTGCGGGATCACCTGGCCCGCTGGCTGGCGCAACTCCGGTCGCTCGAGCAGGACGTGATTGCCACCCACGGGGACCCGGAGCGGTACGGCGACGCGGGGTTCCACCGTTTCGCGACGCTTCGGATGGGCATCCACTCCATCGAGTCGAAGGTGGCCTGGTGCGACGAGACCCTCACGGCGATCGAGCGGCGCCTGGCGGCTCGGTCCGGAGGGGCACCGGCGGGCGCAAGTCACCCGCGCGAGTCGGAGGCTGTGGTTGGCGAGGAGGCCCGGGCCGGCGTGCCGGAGGCCGTAGTTGGCGAGGAGGCCGGGGCGGGCGTGCCGGAGACCGTGGCAGGCGTGCCGGAGACCGTGGCCGACGTGCCGGAGGCCGTGGCCAGCGATCGGGAGGGCCGCTCATGA